The DNA sequence TCGCGCTTGAGTTCTAACGCCGCGATGACGAGTAACCACAGACCGCGCAGGTCGCCCCCCCGCCGGAATGAACGAATTGCAAAGCGGACAGACGACGCGGACCGGCGAACAGACACCACGGGAGCGAACTACCAAGAGCTTCAGGGAACACGAGCTGGAAAGACCGCTCAGCTGCTAGAAAGACTTGTCGCCCTGCTCTTGCTTGGACAGTTGTCCTCAGCCACAACGAGTTTCTCCATACCGACCGACCAGTTGGACATCAATCGAGCATCCCGGACCGAGATAATGAGACTACCGATTGACTCGACAATTGCCGAACGCATCTGGGAGCTGCGCCAGAATGTTGGTAGGTTATCGAGCATCTATGACCTCATGCAGGTCAGGGGCATGAACTCGGTCCTCTTGGAGCAGTTGAAGCCACTGATTTATGTCTCACTGCCACCGGAAGAAGAAGGCCGTTTACGGCTTGTCCACCGGCTTCAGCGGGAACTGGCGTCAGAAGAGGGGCCAACTTCAGCCGCGGTCGAGGACTGGCAGGATATGCTTCTGACGCCGCTCAACATCAACCGTGCCACGGTGGATGACCTGCTGGTTCTGCAGAACGTTTCACTGGTAGATGCGGTCGCTGTACGAAAATATCTTGAGTCTGGCCAGACGTTTGCTGAAAGGCGGGACTTGGCAAACCGCGTCGTCGGTCTTTCGAGTTATGGGTATCGAAATATCAGGGACTTCGTTACTTACCAGGACCTTCCGCCTTTTGGTTTCGGCGGCAACTACCGGGTGAGTTTCGAAACCGACCCGAATTGGGAACTTGTTACCAAACCAGCAGAGTTTAGCCAAGCACTGGCTGTGCTGACCGAAGACTCGGTCGCATTCCGCGAGGCCGGGTTCACACCGACCGAGCTGGACCGCATCCGGACCCAGCTTGAGACCGAGCAGGCGTATGCGGCTGGGTTACTCAATACCTCAAGTGTGCGCAACCGACTTAGGGTCAGGGTCGGCGACCACGTCCGGGCCGGCGGATGGCTTCTACGCAAGCTGTATCAACCGGGCTCAACACATGGACTGAAATTATTCGCCAATGCAACCCGGATCGGTCCTTTGAAGAAGCTGTTTATCGGCGACTACCGGGTTACAATTGCTCAAGGCCTGCTTCTGGACAACAACGCGGAACTTGCAGTCCGCAACTACAACCGCGCCCAGGGTATTTTCTCCGACCTATCTGAAAACCAGGGATTCGGATTCCGGGGCGGCGCCGCGGAGCTGATGCTTGGCCGACTCGGGTTTCTCGGGTTTGGCTCGAGTTCTGCACGAGATGCGATTCTGAATCCGGACGGGACGGTAAACTACTACATCGTTACCACTCCCCGCTACCCGACGTTCAAGAACGTCCTGGGAGAAAAGGATGTGGGCGGCAGTGTGCGGCTCGACCTGTCCAACCTCCTGTGGGCCCCAACCGGCACAAGGCTCGGCTTCAATGCCCTGGCTATCGAGTACGACAAAGCCATGAACCCGGACCCGAAGTTCCTCGACGTGCCAGGCGATGCCGAAGTTCTGGATGACCCGAACTACACGCGGCTGTTCCGTGGCAGCAGGCGACTCTTCTACGGTGTCGATGCGAGGACAGCGTTCGAGAACGTGTCGCTTGAAGGCGAATTGGCGTTGCAACCTCACATTGCGACGACGTACCTGCCGACAGACAGCATGGCCAAGGCGTACCTCGTGAAGGCACGAGTGCAGTACGACTATCTGTACGTCAACGCGCTCTACCGTCACTACGACTTGGGATATGACAATCCGTACAACCGGGGCTACTGTGAACAGTTGCGGTTCGAGGATACCCCTTTGGAGAGGTCCTACAGACTCATCGACCCGGCCTACGCTGCGCTGCAGAACTTCCCGATTCCGAAAGCCGAGCAAGGGTTCCTGCTCGACATGCGCTACCAGGTGTCACGGCAGATAACATTTACTCGGGCGTATGTGGACATCTGGCGTAACCTGGCCTGGGGCGTTGACAACTATCGGTTCCAGGGCGAGGTCGAATGGCGGCCGGTTTTTCCGGTCCGGTTGCGGTTGAAGCAGAAACTCCAGAGCAAGGGTTTGCCAAAGCCGGCGCTCTCCACCCGCTCGTTCACTTCAGAGACAAGCATCCGGACCATGGCAAGCCTGACTGACTGGGACTTCTTGACCGGCGAGGTACGTGAGGGCCGAGTCTACTTGACCCCGAGCATGGAGTACACCGACCAGGCAAGCATGTCGGGCAACTTCCTTGCTGTGCAGTGGGACCACAACTTCTCTGATGACTTCAACGCTGAGCTAGGCATTGCGACCTGGCTCACCCGAAACATGTCGCAGTGGATATTTGAAGACACAGGCATTGATTTCCTCGAAGGCGACGGACTCAAGTGGTATCTTGCACTCTCAGACCGGATATCAAAGAACATGCTCTTGTACTTCAAGGTACGGCACAAGGTAACTTGGTTTCCGCACACCGGACTGGGTAACAGTCGAGGCATCCATTACCCTGGCGGTTCCGAGACGGTGCGGGATTTCGTGAGCAGTGACGACGGCTTCGCCGTCAGTCTGCAACTGGACCTCTTCTGGTAGGAAGGACGGTAAAGAATGAATGCTTCTCAGCCGCCAAGAACGAGTAGCCGGTCCTGGCTGACCGTTTTGCAGGCTGTAGCCGCCAGTCTGCAGAAACCGTCAACCTTTGGCCGTCCGCCGTCGGTCTCTTTCCACTGGCAGGCAGGCTTGAACCTATTCCTCCTAGTCGGTATATCGCTTGCCCAAGTCCCACTGCAGAACTACTGGGGCGAACACGTCCACTGGCGCAACGCCCAGGACTTGGCGTTTGCCGGTGTGTTGGTCTTTTCACCCGGACCCGCGAAGGTGTTTGACAGTCCTGGTCAGCTTGGCTTTGTCCGCAATACGGCAGTTCAACTCAGCTATGGGCTTTCCTGGGACGTGGAGCAACGAACCAGAGTTGTCTACGACCAGTTTGAAAATGCGGTCGGCGAAGCGGTGTTCGCGGACAATACCAGCGCTGCCGGACTTCCTGGCCCATTCTCATGTGTGTACCCGGTTAGGACCGGTTTTTCGCTCGCAGCCGGTTTCTCGCCGGTGCTGAACTTTCAATACCGGTATCGCAAAGAGTACCGAGACGACTTCTACATGCCTATTGGCGAAGACCGGATCGAACAGACCGGGATTGTATTCCAGGCTGAGGCCGGCGCCGGTTATCGGCCACTTGCCTGGCTGGGCCTCGGCGTGAGTGGTGGGTATCTTTTCGGCACAAGAGACCTGAAGTCGTGGAGAATCGTAACTCCGGACACGAGCTACGAACACGAAGCTGGCAAACCGTCGGGCATCGCTTACTCGAGCAGCGTTGTGGCTCGACCCAGTGAGGTGCTAGCCGTGGAGATAGGTTACAGCGGGCCAATCGAGCTCACTAGCTGGTCAACAGACACGTCAAACACGACCGTGGTCGCAAAACTTCCCTGGCGCGCTCGACTAAACTTGTCCTACCGGGCACCGGGCACATTGCCGAGCCAGGCAAGTATTGAGGTCGAATACAATGCATGGCACGCAACGGACACAACCCGCTCCAACGTGCTCTCGGTACAAGCTGGGGTGGAACACAAGATGCTCAACTTTGTAAGCCTGCGCTACGGAGCCGGCGTCGAGCCGTCGTCGTTCGACCCGACGGTCCAGCTTGTCAGAGTCGGTGCCGGCATCGGTCTGGACGCAGGATTTTGTCTGATAGACATCGGCGCGATGTTTGGCCGCGAGGTCATCAGTCCAAGACTGTTGCGCGGACCAGCTATGTCAGTGGACCAAAAGGTGTATTCGACCGGAGCGGTCGTGGGTTTGACTCTATCGAGGGGATTCTAGGTGCACAGGGGCAAGCTTCCAGCCTCAAGCTCGATGCTTCGTAGCACACTGCTAGCGCTTGGACTTGGACTTGGACTTTCTTTGGCCGGTGTACAGCACCTCTATATCGTTCACACGAACGACATCCACGGTGCGCTTCTCCCCGGCACAGCATTTTGGCTAAACCCTGACTTTCCCCCACCTCTGGCCAATGCGCCCGGTGCGCTTGTGCTCATCCGAGAACTACGCGAGGAAGCAGTTCGGAAGGGCTATGGCTTCCTCTTACTCGATGCTGGCGACGTCTTCAAAGGTACGCCGCTAGGCGACTTCACACGGGGACAGGCAGTCATTGACTATTTCAACCGGGCCGGTTACGACGCAATCTCAGTCGGAAACCACGACTTCGACCTTGGTTGGTGGACTCTCAAGGAACTCGTTGACAGCTCAAGGATGCCCTGGGTCTGCTCAAACCTCAAGGTAGCCGGCACTGACACGCCACCGGGCTTCTTGAAATCCCAGTTGGTGTTCGATCGCGGAGGAATAAGAATCGGCCTCTTCAGCCTTATCACCAAGTACCTGCGTGGTATGGTTACGGACAGTATGATTGGCGACCTTGATGTCCGCCCGTACGAAGAGGACACTCGTCGCGCGTTGGCCGACCTGCGTCAGGCTGGAGCCGACATTATCATCGGCCTAACTCATATCGGTGAGCGACACGACCGACGGTTGGCCGATTCTATCTACGGTATCGATGTCATTATCGGTGGGCACAGCCACTCCGGCATCCAGCCTGCTTATGAAGCGCCGGCCAGTCATACGATAATGCAGCAAGCATACTCCCGTGGTTCGGCAGTCGGCTTACTGGACATTTCAATTGACACCGGGACAAGGAAAATTGTCGGATACCGTGGCCAGTTGATAAATACTTACGGCGAGGCGGTCCCCAAGGACCTCGCGTACCTTGCGCACCTGGAGTCGCTGAATGCCCGGGCCGAGAAAGGCTTTGACGGAGTCATCGGCCGGTCCGTGCGTGAACTGACCCGAGCTGGCATGGTCGAGTGTCCGGCCGGTAACCTTATCGCCGATGCGATGCGAGAATACGCACACGCTGACATAGCAGTACACAACTCGGCCGGAATCCGGACCAATTTCCCAGAGGGCGACATAACCTACCGACACGTGTACAACGTTGACGCGTTTGGCAACACACTCGTAACCGGGACCTACACTGGTACTCAGATTAAGGAGATGCTTGAGGTGTCGGTGAACGGACACCACGCAATTTTCCAGGTCTCAGGTCTCAGGATGACCTACACCAAGAGAAAGCCGATTGGTTCCCGGGTACTCTCCGTGACAATTGCCGGCCAGCCACTTAGACTGGATAAGACCTACCTTGTGGCGACCAACTCTTATTTGGCCGCTGGAAGCGGCGAATACGGCGTGTTTGCAGCAGGCGAGAACGTCGAGGATACCTACCTTCCACTGCGGGACGTAATTGCGGCCTACATCAGAATGCACTCACCGGTTGATGCCCGGGTCGAGGGCCGCATCGTTCTTATTGACAAGTAAGCCCTGGTCGCTATGTGGCCGATTCGCCCGGTCGACGAGGCTGCGGTCAGACAGCTGATGGACAGAGCCAACGTCTCTCATGTGGCAGCACGGCTACTCTACTTGCGAGGCGTGCGGGACCGGGATGCGTGCCGACGCTGGCTTACTCCGGAATTCAGTGACTTCCACCCCCCAGCCGAACTGCCTGACTTCCGTACCGCAGCCGACCGGATCGAACAAGCGATTAGGAACCGCGAGGGAATCTTGATCTGGGGTCATGATGACTTGGACGGAATCACCGCCGTCGCAGTGCTGGTCATGGTACTTTCCGGACTCCGGGCGCGGGTCGAGTACCACATTCCAGCCAAAGGCAGCCGTCGCCACGGTCTTGACGCATCGGTCGCGGCCAGATACGGGGACCAGGGCTTCGGGCTGGTTGTTACCGTCGATTGCGGGATTACTAACCGCGACGCGGTGGCCGAACTCGGAAAGCATGGTATGCACGTCGTCATAACCGACCATCATGAGGTACTCGATTTCATGCCTGATGCGGTCGCCAACGTGGATCCCAAGCGGCCGGACTCATCATATCCCTACCGAGGACTGGCTGGAGTCGGTGTTGCGCTGAAGCTTGCAATGGGACTGGTCAGCGAAATCCTTGACTTGTCCTGCCCGGAGTTCTTCTCTGTCCTACCAGATGCGGTCGGGCTTGCAGTACTCGGCACCATTGCTGACCGGGCACCACTGACTGGCGAGAACCGGACTCTTGTCAAACTCGGCATGAGCCGACTTGAGAATACCAGCCTGCCAGCAGTCAGACTGGTGCTTGACCACGTACAGCGGACCGGTCGGTTGACTCCGGCCACGGTCGTAGCCGAACTGCTGCCGCTGTTTGCCTCGGCCGAAGGCAATGAAGGAGTCCGCAACATACTTGACCACGACCCGGGACAGGCTGCTGACTGGCTTAACCAACTGAGCCAGCGGGCAGTCGAATGGCGGTCCGAAGCACTGCGGTCCCTTGAACTGGCCGAGAAGCGAGTGCAAGTTGGAGACGGCATTGTCCTCGTTCGCGACCGGGAACTCAGCACCAGAACGCTCGGCTACTGCGCGACCAGACTCAAGGAGCGTTACCGGCTGCCGGCGATCGTCATGGGATGGCGCGGCGATGCGTGGGTCGGTGAGTGTCGCAGCGTTGAAGGC is a window from the candidate division WOR-3 bacterium genome containing:
- a CDS encoding helix-hairpin-helix domain-containing protein; the encoded protein is MSSATTSFSIPTDQLDINRASRTEIMRLPIDSTIAERIWELRQNVGRLSSIYDLMQVRGMNSVLLEQLKPLIYVSLPPEEEGRLRLVHRLQRELASEEGPTSAAVEDWQDMLLTPLNINRATVDDLLVLQNVSLVDAVAVRKYLESGQTFAERRDLANRVVGLSSYGYRNIRDFVTYQDLPPFGFGGNYRVSFETDPNWELVTKPAEFSQALAVLTEDSVAFREAGFTPTELDRIRTQLETEQAYAAGLLNTSSVRNRLRVRVGDHVRAGGWLLRKLYQPGSTHGLKLFANATRIGPLKKLFIGDYRVTIAQGLLLDNNAELAVRNYNRAQGIFSDLSENQGFGFRGGAAELMLGRLGFLGFGSSSARDAILNPDGTVNYYIVTTPRYPTFKNVLGEKDVGGSVRLDLSNLLWAPTGTRLGFNALAIEYDKAMNPDPKFLDVPGDAEVLDDPNYTRLFRGSRRLFYGVDARTAFENVSLEGELALQPHIATTYLPTDSMAKAYLVKARVQYDYLYVNALYRHYDLGYDNPYNRGYCEQLRFEDTPLERSYRLIDPAYAALQNFPIPKAEQGFLLDMRYQVSRQITFTRAYVDIWRNLAWGVDNYRFQGEVEWRPVFPVRLRLKQKLQSKGLPKPALSTRSFTSETSIRTMASLTDWDFLTGEVREGRVYLTPSMEYTDQASMSGNFLAVQWDHNFSDDFNAELGIATWLTRNMSQWIFEDTGIDFLEGDGLKWYLALSDRISKNMLLYFKVRHKVTWFPHTGLGNSRGIHYPGGSETVRDFVSSDDGFAVSLQLDLFW
- a CDS encoding bifunctional UDP-sugar hydrolase/5'-nucleotidase, translated to MHRGKLPASSSMLRSTLLALGLGLGLSLAGVQHLYIVHTNDIHGALLPGTAFWLNPDFPPPLANAPGALVLIRELREEAVRKGYGFLLLDAGDVFKGTPLGDFTRGQAVIDYFNRAGYDAISVGNHDFDLGWWTLKELVDSSRMPWVCSNLKVAGTDTPPGFLKSQLVFDRGGIRIGLFSLITKYLRGMVTDSMIGDLDVRPYEEDTRRALADLRQAGADIIIGLTHIGERHDRRLADSIYGIDVIIGGHSHSGIQPAYEAPASHTIMQQAYSRGSAVGLLDISIDTGTRKIVGYRGQLINTYGEAVPKDLAYLAHLESLNARAEKGFDGVIGRSVRELTRAGMVECPAGNLIADAMREYAHADIAVHNSAGIRTNFPEGDITYRHVYNVDAFGNTLVTGTYTGTQIKEMLEVSVNGHHAIFQVSGLRMTYTKRKPIGSRVLSVTIAGQPLRLDKTYLVATNSYLAAGSGEYGVFAAGENVEDTYLPLRDVIAAYIRMHSPVDARVEGRIVLIDK
- a CDS encoding DHH family phosphoesterase — protein: MAARLLYLRGVRDRDACRRWLTPEFSDFHPPAELPDFRTAADRIEQAIRNREGILIWGHDDLDGITAVAVLVMVLSGLRARVEYHIPAKGSRRHGLDASVAARYGDQGFGLVVTVDCGITNRDAVAELGKHGMHVVITDHHEVLDFMPDAVANVDPKRPDSSYPYRGLAGVGVALKLAMGLVSEILDLSCPEFFSVLPDAVGLAVLGTIADRAPLTGENRTLVKLGMSRLENTSLPAVRLVLDHVQRTGRLTPATVVAELLPLFASAEGNEGVRNILDHDPGQAADWLNQLSQRAVEWRSEALRSLELAEKRVQVGDGIVLVRDRELSTRTLGYCATRLKERYRLPAIVMGWRGDAWVGECRSVEGINLIDLLQAHSRYFIDYGGHKAAAGFSVPDEHVAEFAASAEAYAHEYFAGRLPVEQGTVADARLPLAEFDPTLRLLAPFGDGNPAPLFVSEPVVVKPFGSGLVASTRQDLILKSACPDLVPDLGQVTLLYTIDDSGEPVILNFRPASASSLVSHA